A genome region from Streptomyces sp. NBC_01296 includes the following:
- a CDS encoding FUSC family protein: MPEVIVTVRSLVRRRREPVVVQAFRSTAAAVVSYVVALWLSSEPAPLTAPLTALLVVQVTLYTTLTTGIRRVNSVVAGVLVAIGFSALVGLTWWSLGLVILTSLVVGHLVRVDEFVPEVAISAMLVLGVTQVAATAWDRVLETLIGAVVGLLFNLFLAPPVWVAPASEAITSLAGRMRDLLVHIGDELDQHTPVEQAAARLHEARRLDNDIAHVDSALRQAEDSLRLNPRVKEALLFRLVLRTGLDTLEICAVVLRVCCRTLTDLATTRTDGPLFPEHVAQALRELFVHMGIALENFAVLITAQITASAQEAELRLAQELAAARISRDRAAHLLQEEARSRPETWQLYGALLAEADRVLDELGVEKRSERLVEELDRHSRTARARRPQLQRLWRGRAS, from the coding sequence ATGCCGGAAGTCATCGTCACCGTACGCTCGCTCGTCCGCCGCCGTCGGGAACCTGTCGTCGTACAGGCCTTCCGGTCGACGGCGGCAGCCGTGGTGTCCTACGTCGTCGCGCTCTGGCTGAGCAGCGAACCGGCGCCGCTGACCGCACCACTGACGGCGTTGCTCGTCGTCCAGGTGACGCTCTACACCACCCTCACCACCGGTATCCGCCGGGTGAACTCGGTCGTCGCGGGCGTCCTGGTAGCCATCGGGTTCAGCGCCCTCGTCGGTCTCACCTGGTGGAGCCTGGGCCTGGTCATCCTCACCTCGCTCGTCGTGGGTCATCTGGTGCGGGTCGACGAGTTCGTGCCCGAGGTCGCGATCAGCGCGATGCTGGTGCTCGGGGTGACACAGGTGGCGGCCACTGCCTGGGACCGCGTGCTGGAGACCCTGATCGGAGCCGTCGTGGGGCTCCTGTTCAACCTCTTCCTCGCACCACCCGTATGGGTGGCGCCGGCAAGCGAAGCGATCACCTCGCTCGCCGGCCGCATGCGTGACCTGCTGGTCCACATCGGCGACGAGCTGGACCAGCACACGCCCGTGGAGCAGGCGGCAGCACGACTGCACGAGGCCCGGCGGCTGGACAACGACATCGCGCACGTGGACTCGGCGCTGCGGCAGGCCGAGGACAGCCTGCGGCTCAATCCCCGGGTGAAGGAGGCGCTCCTCTTCCGCCTGGTGCTCCGTACGGGACTCGACACGCTGGAGATCTGCGCCGTGGTCCTGCGGGTCTGCTGCCGCACGCTGACCGACCTGGCCACGACGCGCACGGACGGTCCGCTCTTCCCGGAACACGTCGCGCAGGCGCTGCGAGAGCTGTTCGTGCACATGGGGATCGCGCTCGAGAACTTCGCCGTACTGATCACCGCGCAGATCACCGCGAGTGCGCAGGAGGCGGAACTCCGGCTGGCTCAGGAGCTCGCGGCGGCCCGGATCAGCCGCGACCGGGCCGCGCATCTTCTGCAGGAGGAGGCGCGCTCGCGGCCGGAGACGTGGCAGTTGTACGGGGCCCTGCTCGCGGAAGCCGACCGGGTACTGGACGAACTGGGGGTGGAGAAGCGCTCCGAACGGCTCGTGGAGGAGCTCGACCGGCACTCGCGCACGGCGCGCGCCCGGCGCCCGCAGCTCCAGCGGCTGTGGCGGGGCCGCGCCAGCTAA
- a CDS encoding SH3 domain-containing protein: protein MGQRNMQAAVAMAAVGLGLLLQGVPAAAAEAAPGPATPAAGARDAHVKGVVVARAPLHVRNTPTTSAKVIGTLGPNEKVELSCQAKGSWVEGNNIWYRLHGKPGWVAARFVHNYTPVQWCR from the coding sequence ATGGGGCAGCGGAACATGCAGGCGGCGGTGGCGATGGCGGCGGTGGGCCTGGGGCTGCTGCTCCAGGGGGTGCCGGCGGCAGCGGCGGAGGCCGCGCCCGGACCGGCCACGCCTGCCGCGGGCGCCCGGGACGCCCACGTGAAGGGCGTGGTGGTCGCCCGCGCCCCCCTCCACGTACGGAACACGCCGACGACTTCGGCGAAGGTGATCGGAACGCTGGGCCCGAACGAGAAGGTCGAGCTGTCCTGCCAGGCCAAGGGCTCCTGGGTGGAGGGCAACAACATCTGGTACCGGCTGCACGGCAAGCCCGGCTGGGTCGCGGCCCGCTTCGTCCACAACTACACCCCGGTCCAGTGGTGCCGTTAG
- a CDS encoding DUF6131 family protein codes for MIVLGVILLVIGFVTGISILWTIGLILVVVGLVLWLLGAVGHAVGGRKHYW; via the coding sequence GTGATTGTCCTCGGAGTGATCCTGCTGGTCATAGGATTCGTCACCGGAATCTCGATTCTGTGGACGATCGGCCTGATCCTCGTCGTGGTGGGCCTGGTCCTCTGGCTGCTCGGCGCCGTCGGGCACGCGGTCGGAGGCCGCAAGCACTACTGGTGA